The following proteins come from a genomic window of Citrobacter europaeus:
- a CDS encoding YjbH domain-containing protein has protein sequence MRKTYLLSLLALGVSVACHGETWPAPIGPSQSDFGGVGLLQTPTARMAREGEMSLNYRDNDQYRYYSASVQLFPWLETTLRYTDVRTKKYSSVESFSGDQTYKDKAFDLKLRLWEESYWMPQVAAGARDIGGTGLFDAEYIVANKAWGPFDFSLGLGWGYLGTSGNVSNPFCSYSDKFCYRDNSYKQAGSIDGSQMFHGPASLFGGVEYQTPWQPLRLKLEYEGNNYQQDFAGKLDQKSKFNVGAIYRVTDWADVNLSYERGNTFMFGVTLRTNFNDLRPNYNDNARPKYQPQPQDAILQHSVVANQLTLLKYNAGLADPKIQVQGDTLYVTGEQVKYRDSREGIERVNRIVMNSLPDGIRAIRITENRLNLPQVTTETEVSSLKRHLEGEPLGHETQLAQKRVEPVVPKTTEQGWYIDKSRFNLHIDPVLNQSVGGPENFYMYQLGVMGTADWWVTDHLLTTGSLFANLANNYDKFNYTNPPQDSHLPRVRTHVREYVQNDVYVNNLQANYFQSLGNGFYGQVYGGYLETMYGGAGAEVLYRPLDSSWAFGVDANYVKQRDWRSAQDMMKFTDYSVKTGHLTAYWNPSFAQDVLVKASVGQYLAGDKGGTLEVAKRFDSGVVVGGYATITDASPDEYGEGDFTKGVYVSVPLDLFSSGPTRSRAAIGWTPLTRDGGQQLGRKFGLYDMTSDRSVNFR, from the coding sequence ATGAGAAAAACTTACCTGCTCAGCTTACTGGCGCTGGGCGTAAGCGTTGCTTGCCACGGTGAAACCTGGCCCGCGCCCATTGGACCTTCGCAGTCCGATTTTGGCGGCGTGGGGCTGCTGCAAACCCCAACCGCACGCATGGCGCGCGAGGGCGAAATGAGCCTCAACTACCGCGACAACGATCAGTACCGCTACTACTCTGCGTCGGTACAACTGTTCCCGTGGCTGGAAACCACGCTGCGCTACACCGATGTGCGTACTAAAAAATACAGCAGCGTCGAGTCGTTTTCAGGCGATCAGACATACAAAGATAAGGCTTTTGATCTCAAATTACGGCTGTGGGAAGAGAGCTACTGGATGCCGCAGGTAGCGGCTGGCGCGCGCGATATTGGCGGGACGGGCCTGTTCGATGCGGAGTATATAGTGGCGAATAAAGCCTGGGGGCCGTTTGATTTCTCGCTTGGCCTGGGCTGGGGATATCTCGGGACCAGCGGCAACGTCAGCAATCCGTTTTGCTCATACAGCGATAAATTCTGCTATCGCGATAACAGCTACAAGCAGGCCGGCTCTATTGACGGCAGCCAGATGTTTCATGGTCCGGCATCATTATTTGGCGGTGTGGAATATCAGACTCCCTGGCAACCACTGCGCCTGAAGCTGGAGTATGAGGGGAATAATTACCAACAGGATTTTGCGGGCAAGCTGGATCAGAAGAGCAAGTTTAACGTCGGCGCTATTTATCGCGTCACCGATTGGGCCGACGTTAACCTGAGCTATGAGCGCGGGAACACCTTTATGTTTGGGGTCACGCTGCGAACTAACTTTAACGATCTGCGGCCAAACTATAACGACAACGCCCGGCCGAAATATCAGCCGCAGCCGCAGGATGCCATCCTGCAACATTCGGTGGTGGCGAATCAGCTAACGCTGCTGAAATATAACGCCGGGCTGGCCGATCCTAAAATTCAGGTGCAGGGCGATACGCTGTATGTGACCGGTGAACAGGTGAAATACCGTGATTCGCGTGAAGGGATCGAACGTGTCAACCGGATCGTGATGAACTCCCTTCCCGACGGGATCCGCGCGATCCGTATTACGGAAAATCGCCTTAACTTGCCGCAGGTGACGACTGAAACGGAGGTTTCCAGCCTCAAGCGCCATCTGGAAGGCGAGCCGTTGGGTCATGAAACCCAACTGGCGCAAAAACGCGTTGAGCCCGTGGTGCCGAAAACGACCGAGCAGGGTTGGTATATCGATAAGTCACGCTTTAATCTCCACATCGATCCGGTGCTTAACCAGTCGGTGGGCGGCCCGGAAAACTTCTATATGTATCAGTTGGGCGTGATGGGAACAGCGGATTGGTGGGTGACCGATCATCTGCTGACCACCGGGAGTTTGTTCGCTAACCTCGCCAATAACTATGACAAATTTAACTACACCAACCCGCCGCAGGATTCGCATTTACCACGAGTGCGTACCCATGTGCGCGAGTATGTGCAAAACGATGTCTACGTGAATAACCTGCAGGCCAACTACTTCCAGTCACTCGGAAACGGGTTCTACGGACAGGTTTACGGTGGCTATCTGGAAACCATGTATGGCGGAGCGGGGGCGGAAGTGCTGTATCGCCCGCTGGACAGCAGTTGGGCGTTTGGTGTTGATGCCAACTACGTGAAACAGCGTGACTGGCGTAGCGCGCAGGACATGATGAAATTCACCGACTACAGCGTGAAGACCGGGCATTTGACGGCTTACTGGAATCCGTCATTCGCTCAGGATGTACTGGTGAAAGCCAGCGTGGGTCAGTATCTGGCGGGGGATAAGGGCGGAACGCTGGAAGTGGCGAAACGCTTTGACAGCGGTGTTGTGGTAGGTGGCTATGCAACCATCACCGACGCCTCGCCGGATGAGTACGGAGAGGGTGATTTTACCAAAGGGGTGTACGTTTCCGTACCGCTGGATCTGTTCTCGTCTGGCCCGACTCGCAGCCGTGCGGCGATTGGCTGGACGCCGTTAACGCGTGATGGCGGCCAGCAGCTTGGACGTAAGTTTGGTCTGTACGACATGACCAGCGATCGCAGCGTGAATTTCCGTTAA
- a CDS encoding N-acetyltransferase — MQIRQSAVRNVTCGENVVIYEPANLYDCTLGDNVFVGPFVEIQGNTQIGADSKIQSHTFICEYVTLGARCFIGHGVMFANDMFREGKPNADRNSWGRIIIGDDVSIGSGATILAVTICDGAVIGAGSVVTKSITEKGVYAGNPAKLLRRI; from the coding sequence ATGCAGATAAGACAATCCGCTGTCCGCAACGTTACCTGCGGTGAGAACGTGGTGATTTATGAGCCCGCCAATCTCTACGACTGCACATTGGGTGACAACGTCTTTGTCGGACCATTTGTAGAAATCCAGGGCAATACGCAGATTGGCGCAGACAGCAAAATTCAGTCGCACACCTTCATCTGCGAATATGTCACCCTGGGCGCCCGCTGTTTTATCGGTCATGGCGTGATGTTCGCCAACGATATGTTTCGCGAAGGAAAACCCAACGCTGACCGCAACAGTTGGGGGAGAATTATCATTGGAGACGATGTTTCGATCGGCAGTGGAGCGACCATTCTGGCGGTCACTATCTGCGATGGCGCGGTCATCGGCGCGGGAAGCGTGGTGACCAAATCGATCACCGAGAAAGGCGTATATGCGGGAAACCCGGCAAAATTATTGCGTCGCATATAA
- the psiE gene encoding phosphate-starvation-inducible protein PsiE yields MTSLSRPRVEFISTILQTVLNLGLLSLGLILVVFLGKETLHLADVLFAPEQTSKYELVEGLVVYFLYFEFIALIVKYFQSGFHFPLRYFVYIGITAIVRLIIVDHKAPMDVLIYSAAILLLVITLWLCNSKRLKRE; encoded by the coding sequence ATGACGTCGCTATCTCGTCCGCGCGTGGAGTTTATCTCCACCATCTTACAGACTGTGTTGAATCTGGGGCTGCTGAGTCTGGGCCTGATCCTGGTTGTATTCCTCGGGAAAGAAACGCTGCATCTGGCAGATGTGCTGTTCGCGCCGGAACAAACCAGCAAGTATGAGCTGGTGGAAGGGCTGGTGGTTTACTTCCTCTACTTTGAATTTATCGCCTTGATTGTGAAATACTTTCAGTCAGGGTTTCACTTTCCGCTGCGCTATTTTGTCTATATCGGGATCACCGCGATTGTGCGGTTGATCATTGTCGATCATAAAGCGCCGATGGATGTGCTGATCTATTCTGCGGCGATCCTGCTGCTGGTGATCACCCTGTGGTTGTGCAATTCCAAACGGCTGAAGCGAGAGTAA
- the nhaC gene encoding Na+/H+ antiporter NhaC has product MNNNNTPRTPTLVESLLPILAMVLLLGVGYAAFDLPPEPLMVLSTVIAALLVKRLGYGYNAILESISQKIAKTMPALLILISVGLLIGTWMIGGTIPLMIYYGLNLINPSMIYVTALLVTAVVSVCTGTSWGSAGTVGVAFMGVAIGMEANLAATAGAIVAGAYFGDKLSPLSGDTNLAAMAAQIDLYEHIAHLLYTTLPSLILSAVVMTLYGMNGDLGGSTVPDKVQLITEGLKGIYHFNLLLLLPIAIVLYGSITKKPTIPIMLVSALVAMINASVIQGFALHDIVKSAVDGFNVSMLTDKDVNPLLGNLLNRGGMNSMMSTLLICFCALSFAGTLALSGALEVIVHNLLKLVHSTGTMILATIACGLTMISVTCNGQISILIPIEMLRSAYIERGLHPKNLARTVEDSATIFEPILPWTAAGAYMAGTLGVATLSYLPWAILCWSGIFFATLWGFTGFGIARLSKEKQQQLMMETVNESK; this is encoded by the coding sequence ATGAATAATAACAATACTCCAAGAACACCAACTCTGGTGGAATCATTGTTACCAATACTAGCGATGGTTCTATTGCTGGGAGTTGGCTATGCAGCTTTCGATCTGCCACCTGAGCCATTAATGGTTCTTTCAACCGTCATTGCTGCGCTGTTAGTTAAGCGGTTGGGGTACGGCTACAATGCAATCCTTGAATCAATATCGCAGAAAATCGCCAAAACAATGCCTGCTCTGCTAATTTTGATCAGCGTGGGCCTCCTGATTGGGACATGGATGATAGGCGGTACTATTCCGCTGATGATTTATTACGGCCTTAATCTGATAAATCCTTCAATGATCTATGTGACCGCCCTGCTCGTTACTGCCGTCGTCTCTGTATGCACAGGGACATCCTGGGGATCGGCAGGCACCGTCGGTGTAGCATTTATGGGTGTGGCCATCGGAATGGAGGCTAATCTGGCAGCAACTGCTGGCGCTATTGTGGCGGGGGCTTATTTCGGGGACAAACTGTCACCTCTTTCAGGCGACACTAACCTGGCCGCGATGGCGGCCCAGATAGATCTCTATGAACACATCGCTCATTTACTTTACACAACCCTTCCTTCATTGATTCTGTCAGCCGTTGTTATGACCCTCTATGGAATGAATGGCGATCTCGGCGGCTCAACCGTGCCCGACAAAGTTCAGCTAATTACAGAGGGATTAAAGGGGATTTATCATTTTAATTTGTTGTTATTGCTCCCCATTGCCATTGTCCTGTACGGTTCGATTACCAAGAAACCAACTATTCCAATTATGCTTGTTTCGGCACTGGTAGCCATGATCAACGCCAGCGTCATTCAGGGTTTCGCACTACACGACATTGTAAAAAGTGCAGTAGACGGATTTAACGTTTCAATGCTTACCGATAAAGATGTTAATCCGCTATTAGGTAATTTGCTCAACCGCGGTGGCATGAACTCGATGATGAGTACGTTGCTTATTTGTTTCTGCGCCCTTTCATTCGCGGGAACATTGGCCTTGAGCGGCGCTTTAGAAGTCATCGTCCATAATCTGCTCAAATTAGTTCATTCCACAGGAACCATGATTCTTGCGACTATTGCCTGTGGCTTAACAATGATTAGCGTGACCTGTAATGGTCAGATCTCAATCCTGATCCCGATTGAAATGTTACGAAGTGCTTATATTGAGCGCGGGCTACATCCAAAAAATCTGGCGAGGACTGTAGAAGACTCTGCCACCATATTTGAACCGATTCTGCCCTGGACTGCCGCGGGTGCCTACATGGCAGGTACGCTTGGTGTTGCTACATTAAGCTATCTTCCGTGGGCTATTCTCTGCTGGAGTGGCATTTTCTTTGCGACGCTATGGGGTTTCACTGGCTTTGGCATCGCTCGCTTGTCCAAAGAAAAGCAGCAACAGCTCATGATGGAAACCGTAAATGAAAGCAAATAG
- a CDS encoding pyridoxal phosphate-dependent aminotransferase, with protein sequence MKVYNFDKVISRDGTYSAKYNNKGRDIIPLSVADMDIPVADFIVSELSVANQKGIYGYTLLSDDWQQVTAQWYQRHYSWKVNPEHIVFCPRVVQAVSLFIQNFTQPGDAIVSLAPAYHPISHAVEVNHRVLLESALFYRDHRYEIDFADLEDKFKTACCFILISPHNPTGTIWSEDNLRKIASLAEKYNVFIISDDVHADFNFTKKQHQTISSISSYVAQNSFICTSPAKTFNMAGLEIANIVIANDKYREKFKSALVAAGIHNPGYFSVPAFLCAYRHGDSWLAALKDYLAENRRWVQSFCQAHFPDWVVASGGGTYMLWIDYRAMNISEEQLRHWFVSLAGVEMSWGSDFGDEGLGFFRVNIATPRTTLTQAFERIYQSIPFTTGVSLHE encoded by the coding sequence ATGAAAGTTTATAATTTTGATAAAGTTATTTCACGCGACGGAACCTATAGCGCTAAATATAATAACAAGGGGCGTGACATCATCCCTCTGTCTGTAGCTGATATGGATATCCCCGTAGCTGATTTTATAGTTTCTGAATTGTCAGTCGCAAATCAGAAAGGTATCTACGGTTATACATTATTAAGTGATGACTGGCAGCAAGTAACAGCACAGTGGTACCAACGCCATTACTCGTGGAAGGTCAACCCTGAACACATTGTTTTTTGCCCACGAGTGGTACAAGCCGTCTCATTATTTATCCAGAACTTTACCCAGCCGGGAGATGCTATTGTCAGCCTGGCCCCAGCCTATCATCCTATTAGCCATGCAGTTGAAGTCAACCATAGAGTATTGCTGGAAAGTGCGTTATTTTATCGTGACCACCGCTATGAAATAGACTTTGCGGATCTCGAAGATAAGTTTAAAACGGCTTGTTGTTTTATTCTAATATCGCCGCATAATCCAACAGGAACAATCTGGTCAGAAGACAATCTGAGAAAAATAGCTTCATTAGCAGAGAAATATAATGTTTTTATTATTTCCGATGATGTTCATGCAGACTTCAATTTCACCAAAAAACAACATCAAACAATCTCTTCGATAAGTTCATACGTTGCACAAAACTCGTTTATTTGTACATCTCCAGCAAAAACATTCAATATGGCCGGACTTGAAATCGCCAATATTGTTATTGCTAATGATAAGTATCGTGAAAAGTTTAAATCAGCTCTTGTTGCAGCAGGTATCCATAATCCTGGTTATTTCTCTGTTCCTGCATTTCTCTGTGCTTACCGCCATGGCGATTCTTGGTTAGCAGCATTAAAAGATTATTTGGCCGAAAACAGGCGCTGGGTTCAATCATTCTGCCAGGCTCATTTTCCAGACTGGGTTGTCGCCTCTGGTGGTGGAACTTACATGTTGTGGATCGACTACCGAGCGATGAACATCAGCGAAGAGCAACTACGCCATTGGTTTGTCTCCCTCGCTGGTGTTGAGATGAGTTGGGGATCAGATTTTGGCGATGAAGGACTTGGTTTTTTCCGCGTGAACATCGCCACGCCGAGAACCACTCTTACACAAGCATTTGAACGGATTTATCAGAGCATACCCTTCACTACAGGAGTTTCCCTCCATGAATAA
- the malG gene encoding maltose ABC transporter permease MalG, whose amino-acid sequence MAMVQPKSQKLRLFATHLGLLIFIAAIMFPLLMVIAISLREGNFATGSLIPENISWEHWKLALGFSVEHADGRVTPPPFPVLLWLWNSVKVATITAIGIVTLSTTCAYAFARMRFPGKATLLKGMLIFQMFPAVLSLVALYALFDRLGQYIPFIGLNTHGGVIFAYLGGIALHVWTIKGYFETIDGSLEEAAALDGATPWQAFRLVLLPLSVPILAVVFILSFIAAITEVPVASLLLRDVNSYTLAVGMQQYLNPQNYLWGDFAAAAVLSAIPITLVFLLAQRWLVNGLTAGGVKG is encoded by the coding sequence ATGGCTATGGTCCAACCGAAATCACAAAAGTTACGTTTATTCGCAACGCACTTAGGGCTGCTGATTTTTATCGCGGCGATCATGTTCCCGCTGCTGATGGTTATCGCTATCTCGCTGCGCGAAGGTAACTTTGCCACCGGCAGCCTGATCCCGGAAAACATCTCCTGGGAGCACTGGAAACTGGCGCTGGGCTTTAGCGTTGAGCACGCAGATGGCCGCGTGACCCCGCCGCCGTTCCCGGTACTGTTATGGCTGTGGAACTCGGTGAAAGTGGCCACCATTACCGCGATCGGTATCGTGACGCTTTCCACCACCTGTGCTTACGCCTTTGCCCGTATGCGATTCCCGGGCAAAGCAACCCTGCTGAAAGGGATGCTGATTTTCCAGATGTTCCCGGCGGTACTGTCTCTGGTCGCGTTGTATGCTTTGTTTGACCGCCTGGGCCAGTACATTCCGTTTATCGGCCTGAACACTCACGGCGGCGTGATCTTCGCTTATCTCGGCGGTATTGCGCTGCATGTGTGGACGATTAAGGGCTATTTCGAAACCATCGACGGTTCGCTGGAAGAAGCGGCCGCGCTGGATGGCGCTACGCCGTGGCAGGCTTTCCGCCTGGTGCTGTTACCGCTTTCCGTTCCGATTCTGGCGGTCGTGTTTATTCTGTCGTTCATTGCCGCCATTACCGAAGTACCGGTCGCGTCACTGCTGCTGCGTGATGTGAACAGCTACACCCTCGCGGTAGGTATGCAGCAGTACCTCAATCCACAGAACTACTTGTGGGGCGACTTTGCCGCCGCAGCTGTACTTTCAGCCATTCCGATCACTCTGGTATTCCTGCTGGCGCAGCGCTGGCTGGTCAACGGCCTGACGGCGGGTGGTGTGAAAGGTTAA
- the malF gene encoding maltose ABC transporter permease MalF: MDVIKKKHWWQSDTLKWSVMGLLGLLVGYLVVLMYAQGEYLFAIMTLILSSAGLYIFANRKAYAWRYVYPGVAGMGLFVLFPLICTIAIAFTNYSSTNQLTFERAQEVLMDRSYQAGKTYNFGLYPAGDEWQLALTDGETGKNYLSDAFKFGGEQKLQLKEAEALPAGEHATLRIITQNRQALTQLTAILPDESKVIMSSLRQFSGTQPLYALADDGTLTNSQSGVKYRPNNDIGFYQSVNADGNWGDDKLSPGYTVTIGWDNFTRVFTDEGIQKPFFAIFVWTVVFSVLTVILTVAVGMVLACLVQWESLKGKAIYRVLLILPYAVPSFISILIFKGLFNQSFGEINMMLSALFGIKPAWFSDPTTARSMIIIVNTWLGYPYMMILCMGLLKAIPDDLYEASAMDGAGPFQNFFKITLPLLIKPLTPLMIASFAFNFNNFVLIQLLTNGGPDRLGTTTPAGYTDLLVSYTYRIAFEGGGGQDFGLAAAIATLIFLLVGALAIVNLKATRMKFD, encoded by the coding sequence ATGGATGTCATTAAAAAGAAACACTGGTGGCAAAGCGACACGCTGAAATGGTCAGTGATGGGTCTGCTTGGGCTGCTGGTCGGTTACCTTGTTGTTTTGATGTACGCTCAGGGGGAGTACCTGTTTGCCATCATGACGCTGATTTTAAGCTCTGCTGGCCTGTATATTTTTGCTAACCGTAAAGCCTATGCCTGGCGCTATGTTTATCCAGGCGTTGCCGGTATGGGGCTGTTTGTCCTGTTTCCGCTGATTTGTACGATCGCCATTGCCTTTACCAACTACAGCAGCACCAACCAACTGACCTTTGAACGCGCTCAGGAAGTTCTGATGGATCGTTCTTATCAGGCGGGTAAAACCTACAATTTTGGCCTGTATCCGGCGGGTGATGAGTGGCAACTGGCCCTCACCGACGGTGAAACCGGCAAGAATTATCTCTCCGACGCCTTTAAATTTGGCGGCGAACAGAAACTGCAGTTGAAAGAAGCCGAAGCGCTGCCAGCGGGCGAGCATGCAACGCTGCGTATCATTACGCAAAATCGCCAGGCATTAACCCAATTGACCGCCATCCTGCCGGATGAAAGCAAAGTGATTATGAGTTCACTGCGCCAGTTCTCCGGCACGCAGCCACTCTATGCGCTCGCTGATGACGGTACGCTCACCAACAGCCAGAGCGGTGTAAAATATCGTCCGAACAACGACATTGGTTTCTATCAGTCGGTGAATGCAGACGGTAACTGGGGCGATGACAAGCTTAGCCCGGGCTACACCGTTACTATTGGCTGGGATAATTTTACCCGCGTCTTTACCGACGAGGGCATCCAGAAACCGTTCTTCGCTATCTTCGTCTGGACGGTGGTCTTCTCGGTACTGACCGTTATTTTGACCGTGGCCGTCGGCATGGTGCTCGCCTGTCTGGTGCAGTGGGAATCCCTGAAGGGCAAAGCGATTTACCGCGTCCTGCTGATTCTGCCGTATGCCGTGCCATCGTTTATCTCGATTCTGATTTTCAAAGGGCTGTTCAACCAGAGCTTTGGTGAAATTAACATGATGCTGAGCGCGCTGTTTGGCATCAAGCCGGCCTGGTTCAGCGACCCAACCACCGCGCGTTCGATGATTATTATCGTCAACACCTGGCTGGGCTATCCATACATGATGATCCTGTGCATGGGCCTGCTGAAAGCAATTCCTGACGATCTGTACGAAGCCTCGGCGATGGATGGCGCAGGTCCGTTCCAGAACTTCTTTAAGATTACGTTGCCGCTGCTGATCAAGCCCCTGACGCCGCTGATGATCGCCAGCTTCGCCTTTAACTTTAACAACTTCGTGCTGATTCAACTGTTGACCAACGGTGGTCCGGACAGGCTCGGTACCACCACGCCAGCCGGTTATACCGACCTGCTCGTGAGCTACACCTATCGTATTGCCTTTGAAGGCGGCGGTGGTCAGGACTTCGGTCTGGCGGCGGCGATTGCCACACTGATCTTCCTGCTGGTTGGCGCGCTGGCGATTGTGAACCTGAAAGCCACACGTATGAAGTTTGATTAA
- the malE gene encoding maltose/maltodextrin ABC transporter substrate-binding protein MalE, with amino-acid sequence MKIKTGARILALSALTTMMFSASALAKIEEGKLVIWINGDKGYNGLAEVGKKFEKDTGIKVTIEHPDKLEEKFPQVAATGDGPDIIFWAHDRFGGYAQSGLLAEITPDKAFQDKLYPFTWDAVRYNGKLIAYPIAVEALSLIYNKDLVPNPPKTWEEIPALDKELKAKGKSALMFNLQEPYFTWPLIAADGGYAFKFENGKYDVKDVGVDNAGAKAGLTFLVDLIKNKHMNADTDYSIAEAAFNKGDTAMTINGPWAWSNIDKSKINYGVALLPTFKGKPSKPFVGVLSAGINAASPNKELAKEFLENYLLTDQGLDEVNKDKPLGAVALKSFQDQLAKDPRIAATMDNAQKGEIMPNIPQMSAFWYAVRTAVINAASGRQTVDAALKDAQGRITK; translated from the coding sequence ATGAAAATCAAAACTGGCGCACGCATCCTCGCATTGTCTGCATTAACGACGATGATGTTTTCCGCCTCGGCTCTCGCCAAGATTGAAGAAGGTAAGCTGGTTATCTGGATTAACGGCGACAAAGGCTATAACGGCCTCGCTGAAGTGGGCAAAAAATTCGAGAAAGACACCGGGATCAAAGTCACCATTGAGCACCCGGACAAACTGGAAGAGAAATTCCCGCAGGTTGCCGCGACCGGCGACGGCCCGGACATCATCTTCTGGGCGCATGACCGTTTTGGCGGCTACGCTCAGTCTGGCCTGCTGGCTGAAATAACGCCTGACAAAGCATTCCAGGACAAGCTCTATCCGTTCACCTGGGATGCCGTACGCTATAACGGCAAACTGATTGCCTACCCGATCGCGGTTGAAGCGCTGTCGCTGATTTACAACAAAGACCTCGTGCCAAATCCACCGAAAACCTGGGAAGAAATTCCTGCACTGGATAAAGAACTGAAGGCGAAAGGTAAATCCGCGCTGATGTTCAACCTGCAAGAACCGTACTTCACCTGGCCGCTGATTGCCGCCGACGGCGGTTACGCGTTCAAGTTTGAAAACGGCAAGTACGACGTGAAAGACGTGGGCGTGGATAACGCTGGCGCGAAAGCGGGCCTGACCTTCCTGGTTGACCTGATCAAGAACAAACACATGAACGCGGATACCGATTACTCCATCGCTGAAGCGGCCTTTAACAAAGGCGATACCGCGATGACCATCAACGGCCCGTGGGCATGGTCTAACATCGACAAGAGCAAAATCAACTACGGCGTCGCGCTGTTGCCAACCTTCAAAGGCAAGCCGTCTAAACCGTTTGTTGGCGTGCTGAGCGCGGGTATCAACGCCGCCAGCCCGAACAAAGAGCTGGCGAAAGAGTTCCTCGAAAACTACCTGCTGACCGATCAGGGTCTGGATGAAGTGAATAAGGACAAACCACTGGGCGCCGTTGCGCTGAAATCCTTCCAGGATCAGTTAGCAAAAGACCCACGCATCGCCGCCACCATGGATAACGCCCAGAAAGGCGAAATCATGCCGAACATCCCACAGATGTCCGCATTCTGGTATGCCGTACGTACCGCAGTGATTAACGCAGCCAGCGGTCGTCAGACCGTCGATGCCGCACTGAAAGATGCACAAGGTCGTATCACCAAGTAG
- the malK gene encoding maltose/maltodextrin ABC transporter ATP-binding protein MalK — protein sequence MASVQLRNVTKAWGDVVVSKDINLDIHEGEFVVFVGPSGCGKSTLLRMIAGLETITSGDLFIGETRMNDIPPAERGVGMVFQSYALYPHLSVAENMSFGLKLAGAKKEVMNQRVNQVAEVLQLAHLLERKPKALSGGQRQRVAIGRTLVAEPRVFLLDEPLSNLDAALRVQMRIEISRLHKRLGRTMIYVTHDQVEAMTLADKIVVLDAGRVAQVGKPLELYHYPADRFVAGFIGSPKMNFLPVKVTATAIDQVQVELPNRQQIWLPVDSHAVQVGANMSLGIRPEHLLPSDIADVTLEGEVQVVEQLGHETQIHIQIPAIRQNLVYRQNDVVLVEEGATFAIGLPPERCHLFREDGTACRRLHQEPGV from the coding sequence ATGGCGAGCGTACAGCTGCGAAATGTAACGAAAGCCTGGGGTGACGTGGTGGTATCGAAAGATATCAATCTCGACATTCACGAAGGGGAATTCGTGGTGTTTGTCGGACCTTCAGGCTGCGGTAAGTCGACCTTGCTGCGTATGATTGCCGGACTTGAAACCATCACCAGTGGCGATCTGTTTATCGGGGAGACCCGGATGAACGACATTCCACCCGCCGAACGCGGTGTGGGCATGGTCTTTCAGTCCTATGCGTTGTATCCCCATTTATCTGTCGCGGAAAACATGTCGTTCGGCCTCAAACTGGCCGGAGCGAAAAAAGAGGTGATGAATCAGCGCGTGAACCAGGTCGCGGAAGTTCTGCAACTGGCGCACCTGCTGGAACGTAAACCGAAAGCACTTTCCGGCGGACAACGTCAGCGTGTGGCGATTGGCCGTACGCTGGTCGCCGAACCGCGCGTATTCCTGCTGGATGAACCCCTGTCGAACCTGGACGCCGCACTGCGCGTGCAGATGCGTATTGAAATTTCCCGCCTGCATAAACGTCTGGGCCGCACGATGATTTACGTCACCCACGATCAGGTCGAAGCGATGACGCTGGCCGACAAAATTGTGGTGCTGGATGCCGGTCGCGTAGCGCAGGTCGGTAAGCCCCTGGAGCTGTATCACTACCCGGCGGACCGCTTTGTAGCGGGCTTCATTGGTTCGCCGAAGATGAACTTCCTGCCGGTGAAAGTCACGGCAACGGCCATCGATCAAGTGCAGGTTGAGCTGCCCAACCGCCAGCAAATCTGGCTACCGGTAGACAGCCATGCGGTGCAGGTTGGCGCCAACATGTCTTTAGGTATCCGCCCGGAACATCTGCTGCCCAGCGATATCGCCGATGTCACCCTCGAAGGTGAAGTGCAGGTGGTCGAGCAGTTGGGTCACGAAACACAAATTCATATCCAGATCCCCGCCATCCGTCAAAACCTGGTTTACCGCCAGAACGACGTGGTGTTGGTAGAAGAGGGTGCCACATTCGCTATCGGCCTGCCGCCAGAGCGTTGCCATCTGTTCCGTGAGGATGGCACTGCATGTCGTCGGTTGCACCAGGAGCCGGGCGTTTAA